One Castanea sativa cultivar Marrone di Chiusa Pesio chromosome 4, ASM4071231v1 DNA window includes the following coding sequences:
- the LOC142630844 gene encoding floricaula/leafy homolog — protein sequence MDPDPFTASLFKWDPRGVVPAATNRLLEAVAPPQAAAAVYSVRPRELGGLEELFQAYGIRYYTAARIAELGFTVNTLVDMKDNELDDMMNSLSQIFRWDLLVGERYGIKAAVRAERRRLDEEDSRRRHLLSPDTTTNALDALSQEGLSEEPVQQEREAMGSGGGGTWEAVAGGGRRKQRRRKGQRKVVDVDHDDNELGADHDDDMNGNVGSERQREHPFIVTEPGEVARGKKNGLDYLFHLYEQCRDFLIQVQNIAKERGEKCPTKVTNQVFRFAKKAGASYINKPKMRHYVHCYALHCLDEEASNALRRGFKERGENVGAWRQACYKPLVAIAARQGWDIDAIFNAHPCLSVWYVPTKLRQLCHAERNHATASSSVSGGADHMPF from the exons ATGGATCCCGATCCCTTCACGGCGAGTTTGTTCAAGTGGGACCCGCGAGGAGTTGTCCCAGCTGCAACAAACCGGTTGCTGGAAGCGGTGGCGCCACCACAAGCAGCAGCAGCAGTATACTCGGTGCGGCCAAGGGAGCTGGGAGGGCTTGAGGAGTTGTTCCAAGCTTATGGGATCAGATACTACACGGCGGCGAGGATAGCAGAGCTTGGGTTCACGGTGAATACGCTGGTGGACATGAAGGATAACGAGCTGGACGACATGATGAACAGCCTCTCTCAGATATTCAGGTGGGACCTCCTCGTCGGAGAGAGGTACGGTATTAAAGCTGCAGTTAGAGCCGAACGCAGACGCCTCGATGAGGAGGACTCTCGCCGCCGCCACCTCCTCTCCCCTGACACCACTACCAACGCCCTCGATGCTCTATCCCAAGAAG GGCTGTCGGAAGAGCCGGTGCAACAAGAAAGGGAAGCGATGGGAAGCGGCGGAGGTGGGACGTGGGAGGCGGTGGCTGGTGGCGGAAGGAGGAAACAGCGGCGGAGGAAGGGTCAAAGGAAAGTGGTGGACGTTGATCATGATGACAATGAGTTGGGTGCAGATCATGACGATGACATGAATGGTAATGTTGGAAGTGAGAGACAGCGAGAGCACCCCTTCATCGTGACTGAGCCCGGTGAGGTTGCTCGCGGAAAGAAGAACGGCCTTGATTATCTTTTCCATCTCTACGAGCAGTGCCGTGATTTCTTGATCCAGGTCCAGAACATTGCCAAGGAACGCGGTGAAAAATGCCCCACCAAG GTGACAAACCAAGTGTTTAGGTTTGCGAAGAAGGCTGGAGCGAGCTACATCAACAAGCCTAAAATGCGACACTACGTGCATTGTTATGCCCTCCACTGCCTTGACGAGGAAGCGTCCAATGCACTGAGAAGAGGTTTCAAGGAAAGAGGGGAAAACGTTGGGGCTTGGAGACAGGCATGCTACAAGCCTCTGGTGGCCATAGCAGCACGCCAAGGATGGGACATTGATGCCATATTCAATGCACATCCCTGTCTATCCGTCTGGTATGTACCAACCAAACTTCGGCAACTTTGTCATGCTGAGCGAAACCATGCCACAGCTTCAAGCTCTGTTTCTGGTGGGGCTGACCACATGCCCTTCTGA